A stretch of the Panicum virgatum strain AP13 chromosome 9N, P.virgatum_v5, whole genome shotgun sequence genome encodes the following:
- the LOC120687247 gene encoding metacaspase-1-like yields MNCGGRSPATIRCKYCSACLTVTPGERAIQCAQCCGVTRIRRSMRLPLPALPRPAAPTAAFPCTRGKKRAVLIGITYAGMRRGCGELRGPINDVKCMRQLLCQRFGFPSDCIITLTDDQKDPFRLPTKDNIRMAMQWLVQGCSYGDSLVFHFSGLGAQVPDEDCDEADGYDEALCPMDSFQKGPILDDEINEAIVRPLVHGAKLHAVVDACHSATVLDLPFLCHMSRTGNWQWQDHRPPSGACKDTSGGQAVLISGYSDGKSKFSVTQEACASVGAMTHSFIKAVECEPRGVTYGRLLTSMKAIMTNGGGSCDLQGPIGAPVRKVANFSGVQEPNLSSSEMFDIYRKPFAL; encoded by the exons ATGAACTGCGGTGGAAGGTCCCCGGCTACGATCCGCTGCAAGTACTGCAGCGCGTGCCTCACCGTGACCCCCGGCGAGCGCGCCATCCAGTGCGCGCAATGCTGCGGCGTGACGCGCATCCGGCGCTCCATGCGGCTCCCGTTGCCGGCGCTCCCGAGGCcagcggcgccgacggcggccTTCCCCTGCACCCGTGGCAAGAAGCGCGCCGTCCTTATCGGCATCACGTACGCCGGCATGCGCCGCGGCTGCGGCGAGCTGAGGGGCCCCATCAACGACGTCAAGTGCATGAGGCAGCTCCTCTGCCAGCGCTTCGGCTTCCCCAGCGACTGCATCATCACGCTCACTG ATGACCAGAAGGACCCGTTCAGGCTGCCGACCAAGGACAACATCCGGATGGCGATGCAGTGGCTGGTGCAGGGCTGCAGCTACGGCGACTCCCTGGTGTTCCACTTCTCCGGCCTGGGGGCGCAGGTCCCCGACGAGGACTGCGACGAGGCGGACGGCTACGACGAGGCCCTCTGCCCGATGGACTCGTTCCAGAAGGGCCCCATCCTGGACGACGAGATCAACGAGGCCATCGTGCGCCCGCTGGTGCACGGCGCCAAGCTCCACGCCGTCGTGGACGCCTGCCACAGCGCCACCGTCCTCGACCTCCCCTTCCTGTGCCACATGTCCAGGACCGGGAACTGGCAGTGGCAGGACCACCGCCCCCCGTCGGGCGCCTGCAAGGACACGAGCGGCGGCCAGGCGGTGCTCATCAGCGGCTACAGCGACGGCAAGAGCAAGTTCAGCGTG ACCCAGGAGGCCTGCGCTTCGGTGGGAGCCATGACGCACAGCTTCATCAAGGCGGTGGAGTGCGAGCCGCGCGGGGTCACCTACGGCCGCCTGCTCACCTCCATGAAGGCCATCATGACCAACGGCGGCGGGAGCTGCGACCTGCAGGGCCCCATCGGCGCCCCCGTCCGCAAGGTCGCCAACTTCAGCGGCGTGCAG GAGCCTAACCTGTCCTCTTCGGAGATGTTCGACATCTACCGCAAGCCCTTCGCCCTGTGA
- the LOC120687771 gene encoding 2-hydroxy-6-oxononadienedioate/2-hydroxy-6-oxononatrienedioate hydrolase-like: protein MAAIPAEAPAPGLPPPPPMEQPRRRRRPCVLFSFAAARDRFLRHRFFSAGLRPFSVRLPSPAGTSTVVHLWAPPRPARRPVLLLHGFGASATWQWAPYLRSLLAAGLDPIVPDLLFFGASSSTLPERSETFQARTVKAAMDGMGVRRFAVVGVSYGGFVGYRMAAMYPEAVERVVLVSSGVCLEEQDLAAGLFPVADVGEAAELLVPRRPAEVRRLVKLTFVRPPPVMPSYFLKDYINVMGSDHIQEKTELLYSLINERKLSDLPKIRQPTLIIWGEQDQVFPMELAHRLERHLGDNSRLVVVKNAGHAANIEKSKEVCKIIVDYFQEPADSSVSMGGRTSDGGKSVLNYSLRSEMIYIF, encoded by the exons ATGGCTGCTATCCCAGCtgaggcgccggcgccggggctgccaccacctcctcccatggaacagccgcggcggcggcggcggccgtgcgtCCTCTTCAGCTTCGCGGCCGCGCGCGACCGCTTCCTCCGGCACCGGTTCTTCTCCGCGGGCCTGCGCCCCTTCTCCgtccgcctcccctccccggccGGCACCAGCACCGTCGTCCACCTGTGGGCGcctccgcggccggcgcggcggcccgtgctcctcctccacggctTCGGCGCCTCCGCCACCTGGCAGTGGGCCCCCTACCTCcgcagcctcctcgccgccggcctcgaccCCATCGTCCCGGACCTCCTCTTCTTCGGCGCCTCCTCGTCCACGCTCCCGGAACGCTCCGAGACCTTCCAGGCCCGGACCGTCAAGGCCGCCATGGACGGCATGGGCGTCCGGCGGTTCGCGGTGGTCGGCGTCAGCTACGGCGGCTTCGTCGGGTACCGGATGGCGGCCATGTACCCGGAGGCCGTGGAGCGGGTGGTGCTGGTGTCCTCGGGGGTGTGCCTGGAGGAGCAAGACCTCGCCGCGGGTCTGTTCCCCGTCGCCGACGTCGGGGAGGCGGCCGAGCTGCTCGTGCCCCGGCGACCGGCGGAGGTGCGGCGGCTCGTGAAGCTCACCTTCGTCCGGCCGCCGCCCGTCATGCCTTCCTACTTCCTCAAGGACTACATCAAC GTGATGGGCTCAGATCATATTCAGGAGAAGACGGAGCTTCTGTATTCTCTCATCAACGAGAGGAAACTATCAGATCTTCCCAAGATAAGACAG CCAACGTTGATCATCTGGGGGGAGCAGGATCAGGTTTTTCCGATGGAGCTGGCGCATAGGTTGGAGAG ACATCTGGGGGATAATTCTAGATTAGTAGTGGTAAAGAACGCTGGGCATGCGGCCAATATAGAGAAGTCCAAAGAGGTGTGCAAGATCATCGTCGACTATTTCCAGGAACCGGCCGATTCAAGTGTTTCAATGGGAGGAAG GACATCTGATGGCGGGAAGTCAGTTctgaactactccctccgttcggaaatgatctacatattttga
- the LOC120689213 gene encoding uncharacterized protein LOC120689213, with protein MAGLTDLADATAGGDIGPEASKRADAERAAEAERLEAARAAQAEEEAAAAVRDHDEAAACARATLDRAAKERAATAASSPIAEHSGDDAGDSPKPYAGKQDLQDALLLHEAAAIMNLHTQAVGVQNIRGLVPIVLDSSTDNYSRWCESFLLTLGKFSLQDHILYDGPAPAVPDWIRMDCVVSSWIHGTVSSDIADALERGCTARATWLTVQDQFLGNKEHHALYLDADFRNFRQGDLSINDYCSQFKKKAEKLRDLGEHITDRTLVLNILRGLNEQFFVVASHLKRGRPFPTYADAKAELLMEELSLKHRSTTPATALVGVAGASAPAPSAAPSASGSKQQQQQRRGKHGGQKNKTGGSGSSSISSTAGQKASGASPGAPKGWPSFYNTWTGTIQMWPGPCPPLVPIPTAQQQPQHQQQHALVAQQHQQAPPVPFQQPAGAGQWASPAPSYYNPLVGSPT; from the coding sequence atggccggcctcACCGACCTTGCTGACGCGACCGCCGGCGGCGACATCGGCCCCGAGGCCTCCAAACGCGCTGATGCTGAGCGCGCTGCGGAGGCTGAGCGCCTCGAGGCCGCGCGCGCTGCGCAGGCCGAGGAAGAGGCCGCAGCTGCTGTGCGCGACCACGATGAGGCCGCTGCATGCGCGCGTGCCACCCTTGATCGCGCTGCGAAGGAGCGCGCCGCTACTGCGGCCTCGTCTCCCATCGCCGAGCACTCTGGAGATGACGCCGGCGACTCACCCAAGCCCTACGCCGGCAAACAAGATCTTCAGGACGCCCTTCTTCTCCATGAGGCCGCCGCCATCATGAATCTGCACACCCAGGCCGTCGGCGTCCAGAACATTCGCGGCCTCGTACCCATCGTCCTCGACTCCTCGACGGACAACTACTCGCGCTGGTGTGAGTCCTTCCTCCTCACCCTCGGTAAATTCTCCCTGCAGGATCACATTCTGTACGATGGTCCTGCCCCTGCTGTCCCAGATTGGATCCGCATGGACTGCGTGGTGTCGTCGTGGATCCACGGCACCGTCTCCTCCGACATCGCCGATGCCCTAGAGCGCGGCTGCACCGCGCGCGCCACCTGGCTCACTGTCCAAGACCAGTTCCTTGGGAACAAGGAGCACCACGCCCTCTACCTCGATGCCGACTTCCGCAACTTCCGTCAAGGCGATCTCAGCATCAATGACTACTGCTCCCAGTTCAAGAAGAAGGCCGAGAAGCTCCGTGATCTTGGCGAACACATCACGGATCGCACTCTCGTCCTCAACATCCTTCGCGGCCTCAACGAGCAGTTCTTCGTCGTCGCCTCCCACCTCAAGCGCGGACGGCCCTTCCCCACCTACGCCGACGCCAAGGCTGAGCTGCTCATGGAGGAGCTCTCCCTCAAGCATCGCTCCACCACTCCTGCTACTGCCCTGGTGGGTGTTGCAGGCGCTTCTGCTCCGGCCCCCTCTGCAGCGCCATCTGCATCTggcagcaagcagcagcagcagcagcgccgtggCAAGCACGGCGGCCAGAAGAACAAGACCGGCGGGTCTGGCAGCTCCAGCATCTCATCTACCGCCGGCCAGAAGGCTTCTGGCGCCTCTCCAGGTGCTCCCAAGGGCTGGCCATCCTTCTACAATACCTGGACAGGGACGATACAGATGTGGCCAGGCCCTTGTCCACCCCTGGTACCCATCCCGAcggcgcagcagcagccgcagcaccagcagcagcatgcGCTGGTCGCGCAACAGCACCAGCAGGCGCCTCCCGTACCCTTCCAGCAGCCTGCAGGCGCTGGACAGTGGGCCTCCCCTGCGCCAAGCTACTACAACCCGCTGGTGGGATCTCCCACCTAG